The segment ACATCGGGGGCGTGCCGATCCTCCGGCTCAGCCAGGGCTGGAGCGTCGGACAGCGATTCAGCAAGCGGCTCTTCGACATCCTGCTGGCGGCCACGCTGCTCGTCGTTCTCGCCCCACTGATGTTGCTCGTGATCGCCGCGATCCTCGTCGAGGACTGGCACAACCCAATCTTCAAACAGGTGCGGGTCGGCCGTGACGGCCGGCTGTTCACGATGTACAAACTCCGCTCGATGCGCCCGGTCGCGCCGGATCAGTCCGATACCGCCTGGTCCGACGTCGCAGCCTCCCGGATCGGCCGTGTGGGCCGGTTCATCCGGGCCACCTCGATCGACGAGCTTCCCCAGTTGGTCAACATCCTCTGCGGGGACATGACATTCGTCGGTCCCCGCCCGGAACGGCCGCACTACGTCGAGCAGTTCAGCGCGATGTTTCCGGAGTACCAGTCCCGCCACCGGGTCACTGTCGGCCTGACCGGCCTGGCCCAGGTGAACGGCCTGCGCGGCGACACGTCGATCGACGACAGAATTCGCCACGACAACTACTACATCGACCACTGGAACCTTTGGCTCGACATCAAGGTCCTGATCTGGACCCTCGGGCAGACGTTCGGCGCACGCGGCAGCTGAACCCGCGTTCCCCCGACAGCAACGAAGAGCATCGTGAGGAAGACATGTCCACGTACGTAAATCAGGTGAATCGGTCGGACGCATTCGCCGAACAAACGCCGACCGCCCGACCGCAGATCATCTGGCGTGCCCGGTTTTCCATCGTCGGTGCGTCACTGCTGATAGCCGGGCTGACCTGCGTGGTGAGCTCCCTACTGCCCGGCACCTACTCGGCGAACAGCGATGTGCTGGTCTCCAGTTCGTCAACGATGACCAGTGTGGATGCGGTTAGCGGTGCGAACGAGTTGGCAACGCAGTTCGCGCAGTTCGCCCGAACCGCGGTAGTCCTCAACGACGCGGCCGCACGCTCCGGGATCCCGGTCGACCAGCTCTCCGCTAACACCTCGGCCGCCACGGTCGCGAACACGAATATTGTCCGGGTCACCGTGAAGGCGGGTTCCGCTGACGAGTCGAGTAAAGGCGCCCGCGCAGTCTCCGAAGCTTTGGTGGCCCAGACCCAGGAACTCCTGTCCTCCGGCACTAAGACGAACACACAGCAACTGGCCAACATTGACGAACTGCTTGCCAAGGCGAAAGACGACGTCGACCGCCTGAGCCGGGCACTGACCGCCGCGGCCCCTGGATCCTCGCGCGCTCAGGCGGTCAACACTCAGCTGAACAACGCTCAGCAACAGGTGACGGCCCTGGTCTTGAAGCGGATTGATCTGGTCGGCCAAGCCGGCCGGGATACTTCGGGAAGCGCCGTGAAGCTGTCGGCGCTGACCGCGGAACCGATAGCGGCCAAGGTGGCGCCCCAGCCGCTGCTCTACTCCCTCGTCGCTCTCATCGTCTCACTCGTACTGACCACAGAGCTGGCCGTGATCAGCGCCAGACGTCGGCAGAGTGGGCGCCCGTCGGCTGCCCATGACGCCCGAGGCCGCGCCCGGCCGCAGAGTTGACGGCAGTGCAGACAGCCCACGCCATCAGTGCCTGGCAGGAACGGATCGCTGCCCGAACCCCTCTGGGCCCGCAGCAGCTTGCGGTTTTTTTACTGGTCACTCCGTTCTTGATACTCGGCGCCTCGGGCTGGACCGCTCACTTCGCCTTCGCCAACTCCACCATCGTCAAGTACCTGCTGACCATCGCCGCGCCCCTGGGACTAGCCGCGTTCGCACTGGTGCCCCAACCGTTCCTGGTGCTGGTGGCAGCCGTCGTATTGGCCGCGCCGGCGGCCACGCTTGAGGTCAGCTTTTCCGGCGTCAGCCTCACCGCGATCGCAGCTACATGTTTGCTGGCCGCGGTCCCTGTGGTGCTCGGTCTGACCCGGCCGGTCGGCACGTCAGCGCTGGGCCGGGTGTTACCAGTGAGCATCGCTCTCGCCATAATCCCAATGGCGCATGGCGTCCGGATCGGGGAGACCGTCACCGTAGCGGTGACAGCACTGGCCGTCGCCTTTCTCTGCGCCCGCGCGATCCGCCAACGCGGCGGTCTGGCTGTGGTGCTGCTCAGCACTCTCGGATCACTCCTGTTGCAGGCTGTCCTCGCCATCTGGGAGTACCGCACGCGGAAGGAATTCGACCTCTACTCCGGTTCGGCCTCGGCCACCGCCACCAACTACTTCTTTGACTACCAGAGCCAGCCGCGGCCCACCGGAACGTTCTCCGACCCCATTTCCCTCGCAACCGCGTTGGCCGTTGCGATACCCATTGGCCTGGCCATGCTCCATCTCCTCCTCCAGCGTCACCGGTGGCTGCCGGCCTCCGCAGTCGGTATCGCGATCGCACTCATCGGACTCGGCCTCGCCCTGTCTCTCTCCCGAATGGCCACGATCGGGGCGGCGATCTCCCTGGTCGTCGTCATTGCGCTCGTGCCGCGCTGGTCCCGACTCCGGATGGCCCAGATCGTCGGGGGCGCCCTGGCTACTCTCTTGATCGGTGCGCTCGTGGTCGGCGGGCCATCTCTGATCGAACGTCTCTCGTCTATTTCTGATCCCACCGCAACCGGAGTAGCGACCGCTGACGGTGACCGCGACAGGCTTTTCTACTGGAGCGTCGCTGCGGAGACCGGTCTAGAGCATCCAATCGCTGGGGTAGGCGCCGGGCATCTGAACGAGATCCTGATCGCCGACGCGCCGGATGCGGGCGTACACACCCACGCGCATTCCGCATATCTCCAAATCTTCGCTGAAGGCGGGCTGTTGGGCCTAGCCTCGCTGGCACTGCTCGCATTCGGGCTTCTGGTGGACCTGCGCCGGGCACACGCCCACCGCCCGACTTTGACCTCCGGCCTCGCCGGTGCCGTCGTGGCACTCGCTGTAGCCGGTGTCACTGATGTCGTAACCATCAAGTACGTGGCCGTTGCCGCAACCGTCGCCCCGATTCTCGGGATGATCGTGGGTCTGGCTGGGCGGGGGATCGATGAGCGCGACAACTGAGAGCACGGAAAAGATCGCCGGATCGGCCGGGCTCCTAGTGATTCGCAAAGTTGTCGCCTCGGCCCTGTCTGCGTTGTCGGCCATCGCTGTGGTGCGTTCCCTGGGACCCGATCATTTCGGTCAGTACGCGGCAGGTATGGCCACCTACTACCTGTTGACCGCACTCACCGAGTTCGGCTTCGGCCAGGTACTGGGCATGGCAATAGGACGCGGGGCCACGAACGAGGCCCGCTTCGGACGCTTGGTTCTCCGGGTAAGCATCGCGTGGTCGACGGCAGTAGCAGTGGCCGGTGTGGTGGTTGCGGCATTCTTCGCCTTCGGCACGATCCGTGGCGGCACGCTGCTAGTCATGACGCCCGCAGTGGCGCTGGCCGGTACCAGCGTGGTGAGGCAGTTTTTCTACGCCCGGCACGAGATCGGCCGGATGGCGGCCGTCGACCTGAGTACTTCGCTAGTGACAGCGGTGGCCCTCATTGGGCTTGCTTTGACCGGCGCGCCAGCGGTCCTGATCGCGGCCGCCGCATCGGCGATGTCAGTGGTCAACAGTGCCCTGGTGCTCCGCGCTGCCTGGCCGTGGCTTCGCACCGGGCCAGGCGACCAGGTTAGGAGCGGCACGACCGCGCCTCGGCTCTTCCGCGACGCCGTCCCGATTGGGATCGCGTCGTTTCTGGCCACCGCATACGGGTCGATCGACCTGGTGCTGCTCTCCTCGCTGTTCTCGAGCGAGGTAGTAGGGCAATACGCAGGCGCGGTCAAGGTACTGAATATTCTGGCGATCTTCCCTGGGCTCGTTATGTCCATCGCTCTGCCGCAAATCGCCGCCGACTGGAACGACCCGGACCGCCTAGGGCACCTGCTCGCCCGCCTATGGCACTGGTTCGTCGCCCTGGTCATGCCGGCGATCGTGGTTGTCGCCGTGCACGCGACGGACACGATGACAGTGCTCTTCGGTGACGCTTACTCCTCCGCCGGCGACCTGCTGCGAGTGCTCACCATCGCCGCGGCGGCCGCGATGTTCTCGAACCTCTTGGGCGTTGTAGTGATGGCAGCTGACCGGGTGCGCTGGCTGGTAACCCAGAACATCATCGCCCTTGTGCTGAACGTCGCAGGAAACCTGTGGCTCGCGCCGCGATTCGGCATCGTAACGGCGGCATGGCTGACCGTGGCCACCGAGGTGTTCGTGTGCTGGGGATCGTGGTTGCTGCTGCGCAATCGGATCCCTGTCGGTCACCTGCTGCGGGTCAGCCTGCTACCCCTGGTTGCCATCACGATCGCGGTGGTGGCCGGCGCGCTTTTCACCTCGTCGTTCTGGCTCGCCCTGGCGGTCTCGGTGCTCTGTTATCTGGCTGCCATGACTTTAATGCGGGCTTGGCCTGCCGAATTCGTACGCCTGATTCCCGGAATGGCGAGGGTGAGATGAGAGTAGTCCTGGCAACCGACGCTCGAACCGCCGGAGGCGTGGGCCGGCACCTGCGTGACCTCGCGACCGGACTGGTGTCGCGGGGCCTCGATGTGCGCCTCGCCGCTCCGAAGGGCTCCCGGGTGGCCGGCATCGCGGCGGGTATCGGTGCAGAATTCACCGCCTTCGAAGACGGCGTAGAACGTGCCGACATCTGGCACTTGCACCTTGCCGACACCTATCATCGTCAGTCCGTCAGGCTCCTCGGGCTGGCTCGTGTCAGCAGTCGGCGTGTGATCGTCACTGAGCACTTGCCGCGCAGCAACGCATCGGACGACACGCTTACCAACGATCCGCGTACCCCAGGAGCAGCAACGGCCAAGACTGCCTTCAAACGTCTGCAACTCGGGCTGGCGCACTCGGTCATCGCAGTTAGCGAGGCCTCCCGGCGGTTCCTCATCGAGCGGTACGGCCTGTCGCCCCATCGAATCATCACCATCCACAACGGCATCGACATCGAACGGTTCCGCTTCGAAGCCGCCGAAGTCCGGCCGGCAGGGAGGCCGGTCGTGGTGAGCGCGGGCGCGCTGATCCGGCAGAAGGGACATGACGTACTCATCGAGGCGACGGCGCGGTCGCAACGGAACTGGACGGCTGTGATTGCCGGCTCCGGGCCTCAACTCGACAGTCTCCGGTCGTTGGCGGGCCAGGTCGCGCCGGACAGGGTCGAGTTCCGCGGCTGGGTCGACGACGTGCCGCGCCTTATGCGCAAAGCGTCGGTCGTCTGCCTGCCGTCCCGGTGGGAGTCATTCGCTTACGTGGTGTTGGAGGCGATGGCGTTGGCTACTCCGCTGGTGGCCACCAGGGTCGACGGAGTTTGTGAGCTGATCACGGATGAGCGGTCCGGGCTGCTCGTGGACCGGGACGACCCGGTTGCTCTCGCAGCCGCCATCGACCGGAGCATCGATGGGGGACCGTCCGTCGATGAAATGACCGCAAACGCGCTCCAAGATGTCCGCGGCTTTCACTTGGACACCATGGTGGACAAGACGCTCACCCACTACCGGCGCTCACTCGGCCGGCTCGCCATGAGCGGTGGCTGCTGATGACCGCTCCCGAGGTGCTGATCGCCCGGCCAACCGCTGGCGGCGTCGCGCATGTCGGCGCGAAGGTGGTCGGCGAGTTCCGCCGGCAGGGGCGCGACGTGCTCGACGTCCCGCTTGCCGAATCGGCCGCGCCCGCCTGGCGGGGTCTGCTCACCGGGCTGCGAGCCGCTGGGCGCATCCGGCGCGCCGGAGTCATTCACATTGAACTCGGCCGGATAACAACCGGGCCGTTCTGGTTCGCGGTAGTCGCGGTCAGCCTTCGCCGGGACGTGGTGCTCGTGGTGCACGACGCGCCGACCCTAGTGGATGCTCCGGGCGCGGCCGTGGTTCCGGCGCGCCGCGGCTGGCGGGATGCGGTGGCTCACAAGGTCTTCGCCCCGCTGCTGGATCGGCCGGTCACCCTGTACGTACGCCGTCGTGCTGGCGTCGTGGCTGTGCTGAGTGAGGTGGCGGCGCGGCAATCCTCGGCTGCCGGATTCAAGCGGGTGGAGCGGATCAACCACGGTGCCGATCCGGCACTGCCCGGTCCGCTGCCGTCGACGTCCCGGACAGTGGTGTTCGGTGGATTCCTCAGTCCGGCGAAAGGCCTCGAAGATCTCCTCGCCGCCTGGGAAGAAGCGGGCAGCGACCATCAGCTAATGATCGCGGGCACCGCTTCTCGACAGCACGCCGAGTGGGTGGCGCGCCTGCAACGGGAGAGTGCCAAGTTCGCGAATCCGCCGCGCTGGCTCGGCTACCTCGGTGATCAGGAGTTTGCCGAGCTGATTGCCTCCGCATCGGTGGTGGTTCTGCCTTATCGGGCGGCGAACCCGGCAAGCGGAATCCTAGTACGGGCGATGGTGCAGGGCAGGGCGGTCCTCGCAACACGGGTTCCGGCCATGGAATCGCTGGTCACCGACGGGGTGACCGGGTGCCTGGTTGACGTCGGCGACACGGGCGGGCTGGCCCGCGAATTGGCGAACCTGCTCAGCGATCCGACAGCACGCGACCGCCTCGGCGCGGCCGCCGCCGAGGTCGCTGCCGTCAGGCACACGTGGGCCCGTCAGGCCAGCGACTTGGACCGAATTTATGCCGTCGCGGGGGGAACGAAATGAAGATCGCTGTGATCCACAACCTGGTCGAGGGCGGTGCGCGGCGGCGCCTGGCCGAGCAGGTGACGGCGCTCGACGCGGAGGTGGTCGAGTTCACCACCTCGCAGGCCGTGCCGGTGACGGCCCGACCGTACGTGGTGCCGCTGCGCCTGGTGGCACAGCGGCTGCCTGCGGTGTTGCGGCCGCCGCAGCGGGTCCTCGACGTGCGCCGGCTCCGGTCGGTGTGGGCGGAGCTCGGGACCATGGCCGAGCGTTCGGGCGCGGACGTGATCTTTGCGAACCCCGACTCCGTGCTGCGCGGCGCGGTTCCGCTGGGCACTCGGGCCGTGCCGATCATCCGGTACTGCGACGAACCGCGCCGCATCGACTACGAGCCCGCGTTACGGGCCAGCCTGAACCCGCGTACCCGTGCCCTCTACGCCGGGCTGCGTCGGCTGGAACGGCGCACCGACCGGGCCGGCATCGCCGAGGCCAGCCTGCTCGCCACGAACTCGCGCTACACCGCCGCCGGGATCCAGCGGGCATACGGCCGGAACGCCGAGGTGCTGCCCTGCGGCGCCCCGGAACGGATGACGCCCGACGGCTCCCACCCCCGGCACCTGCTGTCGGTCGGCTCGTTGATCCCCAGCAAGGGACACGACCTGGCGATCACCGCGGCCGCGCGGTGCGGCCTCGGGCTCCCACTCGTCGTGGTGGCCTACCGGGACGTTCCGTCCGAACGTGACCGGCTGACCCGGCTCGCCGCTCAGCACGGCGTCGACTTGCGGATCCGTACCGCGGTCGGTGACGACGAGTTGATCAGCCTCTACCGGGCCGCCTACGCCACCCTGTACCTGGCCGCCGCCGAACCGCTGGGCCTGGTCAGCCTCGAAGCCCAGGCGTGCGGCAGCCCGGTCGTGGTCTCCGGCGAGGGCGGGTTGCCGGAGACCGTCGCCGATGGGGTCGGCGGTTTTGTCGTGTCCCGGGACGCCGATGCGGCCGCGGCCGCGCTCGCCCGCATCGCCGAGGACCGGC is part of the Actinoplanes sp. NBC_00393 genome and harbors:
- a CDS encoding O-antigen ligase family protein, which gives rise to MQTAHAISAWQERIAARTPLGPQQLAVFLLVTPFLILGASGWTAHFAFANSTIVKYLLTIAAPLGLAAFALVPQPFLVLVAAVVLAAPAATLEVSFSGVSLTAIAATCLLAAVPVVLGLTRPVGTSALGRVLPVSIALAIIPMAHGVRIGETVTVAVTALAVAFLCARAIRQRGGLAVVLLSTLGSLLLQAVLAIWEYRTRKEFDLYSGSASATATNYFFDYQSQPRPTGTFSDPISLATALAVAIPIGLAMLHLLLQRHRWLPASAVGIAIALIGLGLALSLSRMATIGAAISLVVVIALVPRWSRLRMAQIVGGALATLLIGALVVGGPSLIERLSSISDPTATGVATADGDRDRLFYWSVAAETGLEHPIAGVGAGHLNEILIADAPDAGVHTHAHSAYLQIFAEGGLLGLASLALLAFGLLVDLRRAHAHRPTLTSGLAGAVVALAVAGVTDVVTIKYVAVAATVAPILGMIVGLAGRGIDERDN
- a CDS encoding glycosyltransferase family 4 protein, whose translation is MRVVLATDARTAGGVGRHLRDLATGLVSRGLDVRLAAPKGSRVAGIAAGIGAEFTAFEDGVERADIWHLHLADTYHRQSVRLLGLARVSSRRVIVTEHLPRSNASDDTLTNDPRTPGAATAKTAFKRLQLGLAHSVIAVSEASRRFLIERYGLSPHRIITIHNGIDIERFRFEAAEVRPAGRPVVVSAGALIRQKGHDVLIEATARSQRNWTAVIAGSGPQLDSLRSLAGQVAPDRVEFRGWVDDVPRLMRKASVVCLPSRWESFAYVVLEAMALATPLVATRVDGVCELITDERSGLLVDRDDPVALAAAIDRSIDGGPSVDEMTANALQDVRGFHLDTMVDKTLTHYRRSLGRLAMSGGC
- a CDS encoding glycosyltransferase family 4 protein; this encodes MTAPEVLIARPTAGGVAHVGAKVVGEFRRQGRDVLDVPLAESAAPAWRGLLTGLRAAGRIRRAGVIHIELGRITTGPFWFAVVAVSLRRDVVLVVHDAPTLVDAPGAAVVPARRGWRDAVAHKVFAPLLDRPVTLYVRRRAGVVAVLSEVAARQSSAAGFKRVERINHGADPALPGPLPSTSRTVVFGGFLSPAKGLEDLLAAWEEAGSDHQLMIAGTASRQHAEWVARLQRESAKFANPPRWLGYLGDQEFAELIASASVVVLPYRAANPASGILVRAMVQGRAVLATRVPAMESLVTDGVTGCLVDVGDTGGLARELANLLSDPTARDRLGAAAAEVAAVRHTWARQASDLDRIYAVAGGTK
- a CDS encoding glycosyltransferase family 4 protein translates to MKIAVIHNLVEGGARRRLAEQVTALDAEVVEFTTSQAVPVTARPYVVPLRLVAQRLPAVLRPPQRVLDVRRLRSVWAELGTMAERSGADVIFANPDSVLRGAVPLGTRAVPIIRYCDEPRRIDYEPALRASLNPRTRALYAGLRRLERRTDRAGIAEASLLATNSRYTAAGIQRAYGRNAEVLPCGAPERMTPDGSHPRHLLSVGSLIPSKGHDLAITAAARCGLGLPLVVVAYRDVPSERDRLTRLAAQHGVDLRIRTAVGDDELISLYRAAYATLYLAAAEPLGLVSLEAQACGSPVVVSGEGGLPETVADGVGGFVVSRDADAAAAALARIAEDRPALSRAAASSVTEHSWKLSAARLVALATDLAARNPVRAIA
- a CDS encoding oligosaccharide flippase family protein — encoded protein: MSATTESTEKIAGSAGLLVIRKVVASALSALSAIAVVRSLGPDHFGQYAAGMATYYLLTALTEFGFGQVLGMAIGRGATNEARFGRLVLRVSIAWSTAVAVAGVVVAAFFAFGTIRGGTLLVMTPAVALAGTSVVRQFFYARHEIGRMAAVDLSTSLVTAVALIGLALTGAPAVLIAAAASAMSVVNSALVLRAAWPWLRTGPGDQVRSGTTAPRLFRDAVPIGIASFLATAYGSIDLVLLSSLFSSEVVGQYAGAVKVLNILAIFPGLVMSIALPQIAADWNDPDRLGHLLARLWHWFVALVMPAIVVVAVHATDTMTVLFGDAYSSAGDLLRVLTIAAAAAMFSNLLGVVVMAADRVRWLVTQNIIALVLNVAGNLWLAPRFGIVTAAWLTVATEVFVCWGSWLLLRNRIPVGHLLRVSLLPLVAITIAVVAGALFTSSFWLALAVSVLCYLAAMTLMRAWPAEFVRLIPGMARVR